A region of Bombus huntii isolate Logan2020A chromosome 15, iyBomHunt1.1, whole genome shotgun sequence DNA encodes the following proteins:
- the LOC126873787 gene encoding NAD-dependent protein deacylase Sirt4 isoform X2, with protein sequence MLKGFINSHSNMCILTGAGVSTESGIPDYRSEGVGLYARSNRRPVLYKDFCNSAEIRRRYWARNYIGWPRFSSVKANIVHEILKKLEDHNKIRCIVTQNVDNLHTKAGSKKVIELHGTAFKVMCLNCNERICRYQLQEILDRMNPNMAGTSEMIRPDGDVDISQEQVERFKIPPCGNCGGVLKPDMIFFGDNVPRQVVESVRYNVEHSDSLLILGTTLTTFSGYRIALQASHAKKPIAIVNIGKTRADDLAEIKVEGRCGDILSRIYSMIDQHEECMEC encoded by the exons ATCAATAGTCACAGTAATATGTGCATATTAACAGGAGCAGGAGTATCCACAGAGAGTGGTATTCCTGATTATAGATCCGAAGGCGTTGGCCTTTATGCAAGAAGCAATCGCAGACCAGTTCTTTACAAAGACTTTTGTAACAGCGCTGAGATTAGAAGGCGATATTGGGCTCGAAATTATATAGGTTGGCCTAG ATTTTCTTCTGTTAAAGCAAATATTGTGCATGAAATACTAAAAAAATTAGAGGATCATAACAAAATAAGATGTATTGTTACACAAAATGTTGACAACTTGCACACAAAAGCAGGCAGCAAAAAAGTGATAGAGTTACATGGGACAGCATTTAAAGTAATGTGTCTCAACTGTAATGAAAGAATATGTAGATATCAATTGCAAGAAATCTTAGATAGAATGAATCCAAACATGGCAGGGACTAGTGAAATGATAAGACCCGATGGAGATGTGGATATATCGCAa GAGCAAGTAGAAAGATTTAAAATTCCACCATGTGGAAATTGTGGTGGTGTTCTTAAGCCAGACATGATCTTCTTTGGGGACAATGTCCCACGTCAAGTTGTAGAAAGTGTCAGATATAATGTTGAGCATTCAGATTCTCTACTAATTTTGGGTACAACACTTACTACGTTTTCTGGCTATCGAATCGCGTTGCAAGCTAGCCATGCTAAAAAGCCAATAGCTATAGTGAATATTGGAAAAACCAGAGCGGACGATCTCGCGGAAATCAAAGTGGAAGGTAGATGTGGCGATATTTTATCGAGAATTTACTCAATGATTGATCAACATGAGGAATGTATGGAATGTTAA
- the LOC126873780 gene encoding puff-specific protein Bx42 gives MSLASLLPTPSQVVWDREDEAREQKLRQRPVSALVKAVVTAPPYGQRKGFVPRNPEDFGDGGAFPEIHVAQYPLGMGMKGKETTSNALAVQLDAQGKVKYDVVARQGHSKDKIVYSKLSDLLPSEITSEEDPSLQRPPNEEIDELTEKTKKALEKITRSKIAAAMPVRCAEKQAPAQYIRYTPSQQGQSFNSGAKQRVIRMVEAQIDPLEPPKFKINKKIPRGPPSPPAPVMHSPTRKVTVKEQKEWKIPPCISNWKNAKGYTIPLDKRLAADGRGLQQVHINENFAKLAEALYIADRKAREAVEMRAQLEKKLAQKEKEKKEDHLRQLAQKAREERAGLKSAAMEKSEESRERDQLRQERHKDRARERNLARAAPDKRSRLQRERERDISEQIALGLPAKSIPNTGEAQFDQRLFNTSKGMDSGYGHDDEYNVYDKPWKDSNSIGSHIYRPSKNIDKDTYGDDLEKLVKTNRFVPDKEFSGTDRSTTRSGPVQFEKDEEDPFGLDQFLKQAKRASSSTTTTTKRKDEREQRRDDRDKRRKH, from the exons ATGTCGTTAGCAAG CTTACTACCTACACCATCTCAGGTCGTGTGGGATAGAGAAGATGAAGCAAGGGAACAGAAATTACGACAGAGACCTGTATCTGCTCTTGTCAAAGCTGTTGTTACTGCTCCACCATATGGCCAACGTAAAGGATTTGTACCAAGAAATCCAGAA GATTTTGGAGATGGTGGAGCATTCCCAGAGATTCATGTAGCCCAATATCCACTTGGGATGGGAATGAAGGGAAAAGAAACCACTAGTAATGCTTTAGCAGTACAGCTTGATGCTCAAGGAAAAGTGAAATATGATGTTGTTGCTAGACAAGGCCACTCTAAGGATaag ATCGTGTACAGCAAACTGAGTGACTTATTACCTTCAGAAATTACAAGTGAGGAAGATCCTAGTTTGCAACGTCCACCCAATGAAGAAATTGATGAACTCACAGAAAAAACTAAGAAGGCTTTAGAGAAGATAACAAGATCAAAGATAGCTGCAGCAATGCCAGTAAGATGCGCGGAGAAACAAGCTCCTGCGCAATACATTCGATATACACCTTCCCAACAAGGACAATCATTTAATTCTGGGGCTAAACAAAGGGTTATTAGAATGGTGGAGGCTCAGATAGATCCTTTAGAACCACCAAAATTCAA aattaataaaaaaataccgCGAGGTCCTCCATCACCGCCAGCGCCTGTGATGCACTCGCCTACGCGGAAAGTAACAGTAAAAGAACAGAAGGAGTGGAAAATACCGCCCTGTATTAGTAACTGGAAAAATGCGAAA GGATACACGATCCCGCTCGATAAACGACTAGCTGCAGACGGTCGTGGGTTGCAACAGGTTCACATAAATGAGAACTTTGCTAAGCTGGCTGAGGCTCTTTATATAGCAGATAGGAAAGCTCGAGAGGCGGTAGAAATGCGAGCACAGCTTGAGAAGAAACTTGCCcagaaggaaaaagagaaaaaagaggacCATCTGAGACAACTAGCGCAGAAAGCTAGGGAAGAACGTGCTGGTTTAAAATCAGCAGCAATGG AAAAATCGGAGGAGTCGCGGGAAAGAGATCAACTCAGGCAAGAACGACACAAGGACCGTGCTCGAGAGCGGAATTTGGCGCGTGCTGCACCTGATAAGCGTTCTAGATTGCAACGTGAACGAGAACGCGACATCAGTGAACAGATTGCACTCGGTTTACCAGCAAAGAGTATTCCTAATACCGGAGAAGCACAGTTTGACCAAAGATTGTTCAACACTAGCAAAGGAATGGATAGTGGTTACGGGCATGATGACGAATATAATGTTTATGATAAGCCCTGGAAAGATTCTAACTCTATCGGCTCTCATATATACCGTCCtagtaaaaatattgataaagATACTTACGGAGATGATTTGGAAAAGCTTGTTAAAACGAACAG ATTTGTTCCGGATAAGGAATTCAGCGGAACTGATAGATCAACGACACGCTCAGGACCAGTACAGTTCGAGAAGGATGAGGAAGATCCTTTTGGTTTGGATCAGTTCTTGAAGCAAGCCAAGCGTGCGAGCAGTTCTACTACCACAACAACAAAACGCAAAGACGAGCGGGAACAACGGAGAGACGATCGCGACAAACGAAGGAAACATTAA